CCTATTGAGGAGGACGCTCAATGTCTGAAACAATCGACGTCCTCACGGCTGCTCCCTCTGAGCGCAGGGACCTTTCGGAACGCTCCGGCCGGCCGATCATCGACGCGCGCAACGTCGCGGTCCGTTTCAAGGTCGAGCACGGCACGGTGGAGGCGGTGAAGGACGTGTCCTTCCAGCTCTATCGCGGCGAGACCATCGCCATCGTCGGGGAATCCGGTTCGGGCAAATCGGTGACGGCGCGCAGCGTCATGGGGCTCTTGTCGAAGCGCGCTACCATCGCTCCGCAATCGCGCATCGACTATGACGGCAAGGATGTGCTGAAATTCTCGCCACGCGAACGTCGCGCCTTGCGCGGCAATCGACTGGCAATGATTTTCCAGGAGCCGATGAGTTCGCTCAATCCGGTCTACACGGTTGGCACCCAGATCATCGAGGCGATCCGGGCGCATCGCAGAATGAGCCGCCGTGCGGCGACCGAGCGGGCGCTGGAATTGTTGCGCCATGTGCGGATCCCGGATCCCGAACTCCGCATCAACCAGTATCCGCACCAGCTTTCCGGTGGCCAGCGCCAGCGGGTGATGATCGCCATGGCTCTTGCCAACGATCCCGACGTGCTGATCGCCGACGAGCCGACGACGGCGCTCGACGTCACCGTCCAGGCGCAGATCCTCAACCTGATCCGCGACCTGCAGCGCGAGCTCGGCATGGCGGTGATCCTCATCACCCACGACCTGACGGTCGTTCGGCAGTTCTCCGACTACGTCTATGTCATGCAATACGGCGAGGTGAGGGAGCACAACACCACGGCCGCGCTCTTCGCCAACCCGCTGCATTCCTACACAAAGCGGCTGCTCTCGTCCGAGCCGTCAGGTGCCGCCAGGCCGCTGCCCGACAATGCGCCGATCATGCTTGACGGGCGGGACGTGAAGGTTTCCTTCATGCTGAAGAAGGGTGGTCTGTTCCGGTCCGAGTTTTCCGAGCTCGTTGCGGTGGACAAGCTCAGCCTGAACCTTCGCAAGCATGAGACGCTTGGCCTGGTCGGCGAATCCGGCTCGGGCAAGACGACCTTCGGCCAGGCGCTGATCCGCCTGCTCAACGCCGATGGTGGCGAGATCTACTTCGACGGTATCCCGATCCACGACAAGGACCGGACCCAGATGCGGCCTCTGCGCTCGCGCATCCAGATCGTCTTTCAGGATCCCTTCGCCTCGCTCAATCCGCGCATGTCGATCGGCCAGATCATCGAGGAGGGGCTGGTCGTCAACGGTATCGGCCAGAGCCGTAAAGAGCGGGTGGAGCGGGTGGTGGACGCGCTCATCGCCGCCGGCATGCCGGGCAACATCCTGTCGCGCTTCCCGCATGAATTCTCCGGCGGCCAGCGCCAGCGCATCGCGATCGCGCGCGCCATCGCGCTGGAGCCGGAATTCATCCTGCTCGATGAGCCGACCTCGGCGCTCGACCTCTCGGTCCAGGCCCAGATCATCGAGTTGCTGCGCAAGCTCCAGGACGAGCGGGGCTTGAGCTATCTCTTCATCTCCCATGACCTCAAGGTCGTGCGCGCGCTCTGCCACCGGGTGGTGGTGATG
The nucleotide sequence above comes from Ensifer adhaerens. Encoded proteins:
- a CDS encoding ABC transporter ATP-binding protein — its product is MSETIDVLTAAPSERRDLSERSGRPIIDARNVAVRFKVEHGTVEAVKDVSFQLYRGETIAIVGESGSGKSVTARSVMGLLSKRATIAPQSRIDYDGKDVLKFSPRERRALRGNRLAMIFQEPMSSLNPVYTVGTQIIEAIRAHRRMSRRAATERALELLRHVRIPDPELRINQYPHQLSGGQRQRVMIAMALANDPDVLIADEPTTALDVTVQAQILNLIRDLQRELGMAVILITHDLTVVRQFSDYVYVMQYGEVREHNTTAALFANPLHSYTKRLLSSEPSGAARPLPDNAPIMLDGRDVKVSFMLKKGGLFRSEFSELVAVDKLSLNLRKHETLGLVGESGSGKTTFGQALIRLLNADGGEIYFDGIPIHDKDRTQMRPLRSRIQIVFQDPFASLNPRMSIGQIIEEGLVVNGIGQSRKERVERVVDALIAAGMPGNILSRFPHEFSGGQRQRIAIARAIALEPEFILLDEPTSALDLSVQAQIIELLRKLQDERGLSYLFISHDLKVVRALCHRVVVMQHGKIVEEGPVSEILSNPKTAYTERLVKAAFDVAA